The stretch of DNA ATCGACCAAGCATGACGTTGCATACAGAGCCACCGCCGATTCTAACAGAAAGGGGGCCTGCTGTCCTGAAACATTTGCATGATTTCCATTTaattccagtgagatattaacaCATCCTGACTCTAAGATGTGAGATAGTGAAGTCCATCCTGTTCCAAACACACAATGGTGGAAGTGAAAGAAGTCTTTCACACCGTTTCACCATGCCAAACTACACTGAGATTCATCCTACTGTGACTGTGATCAAATCATGGTTGCAAGTTGGCACTGTTGTATGAAAAATGCTCAtggatatgaaaaaaaaaagaagtcttttGGAGTAGCAATGGCTTAAGCACTGGCACAAATATGGAAATCTTTGAAATtttaaaaccataaaacaaaagcACTAAAACAACCAGCCTTAACAAGCCTCTtggtttttttacatttgaaactAGTAGAAAAGGCCAAACAATCACATTAGACAGGCATCAGACATGGATGTAACAAAATATTCAGTGTGCAATCATAAGTTGTTTTAAAAAGGCAACAAAATCTGATCACAGCAAGGCGTACTTTCAGAACTGGCAATCCCTGTTTCACAAAATATTTGACAGAAGCTTATGTTGTACAGCTCATATAAAGATACATTTACAATGAAAATTCAAGTACAATGTGACGTAAATCATCGATGACACGCGACTTTTGATTTGAACGTTTGTCTTAAAACCTTTTGTACAGACGTGCTCAGTGTTGTACGATGATTGACTGCTTTGTCAGTAGAATGATGCTTAAGAAAACAATTTAAACTTTTCCATATATTCCCATCCACTGAAGAAATTAAAACACAATCCTTGTTTCAATCTGATGAATATAAATACGGAAGTGCACGTTATGTTTAACAGCGGATTGAAAATCATACATGTAAAGATGAGGCAGAAGCTATTTGTATCACAATGCTTTTTAAACAATACGGAACCCTTACCATCTGAAACACTGATTGCTGtcgttgatttttttttgacataaaacTAAAATCAGCAGTCAAATGACCGCACCGAAATCATGTACTGAATTGAATTCAGTACATGATTTCATGTCCTTCACGGTGAACACACATAGCAGCATGCAGCTTGTCAGCAAATGTTGCCTAGGGGTACATTTGAACAGTTTGTGCCTAAAAAGATATCATAAATATAGGAagtgtgaatattatataaACCTAAGGTCAACAACTGATGCTGGAAAAACTAGAGGAGTGTCAGATCTCCCGCTAACCCTCTTAGCATACGCGTACATTTCAGAGCACAGTCGCGCTTTGTCTTGTTTAATACGACACCGATTCCGAATCAGCACTCCGGGTCAGTTTCACCCTCTTTACATGCACTGCacaatgtgaaataaatataatgacGGCTCCACGAAACAGTGTCAACTTTGTTTATGCAAtgtgatatttttctttttcattctgtGAAATATCAAGTTGTATAAACATGTAATCGTGTGGATTTAAATATCTGATGAAAACCTCAATATTATTAATGCAAAATGTACGTTCTTGCATTGCTTCATGTCAGCGTACAAACACATCATAGACATTCAGTTTCCCTTTTAGCATTTCTAAGGTACTCTACTGTACATCCTCTCAATAAAAACATTATCTTTAATTGCCCGTTGCCTCGACCCCAGCAAGACAAAAGACAACATACAGTGTACCGATGCCCGTTCGACCCTTGCATTATAGAAATCAACCATTCAGATGCAACCAAGACTCAACAATATGCAATAAACGTCTTAAAATggctagttttttttaaatgaacctCTTAACTGTATGAGAGTGGGTGAGTGATGAACTGATTTATCCATACTTCTCTGTGATTGCACCTGTTGTAATCCCCTCGTGTCAGTCAAACCCCTGCAAATTTAGCTCAAGATTtactgaggaaaaaaagagatgctTGACCCTTCTCCTCAACCGGCAATGATTTTATGGACCTGACCATCGTTGAGGAATCCCTGCATGTTTTCCAGGTTTCCTCAAAGCTTCACCATGATTCACatatcataataatcataatttatTTCGGGATTCAGgcagcagtaataataataataaaaaaaaacattttaaagtctTTTGTAGAGTAAAGAACGGTAAACTTTTTGACAATTTGTGGCAGTCCAGTGTCCCAGGACGGACTCTTGTGTAGTGGTAGATTGTTCAAGAGAAAAATAATTGGCCATGCACACCGAGTATTGCTAAGAGGTCATTTCATGGCTTAGGGATGGCCAGTTCAACGGTCCATCGGTACATCTCAGCGACTCCATTTTCCCTCATTACATTCGGTCCTGTGATATCACTCGTCCCAGGTGTGACAGCTACAGTAAGTGTCCGAGCTGCTGCTCCCTCATGACCTCATTTTGTCACAGTTGTGTGGCGTTTTCTCACCACTGACACCCTGCTTCCCTTTAATCCGTCTTGCCGTTCTCCTGGGCGGCGCCGGCTTTGCTCTGGCGTGCCGAGCGCAGCACCTTATAGCAGCCGCGGGCGATCTTGTGCATCCACATGACGTTCATTATGTCCAAGCAGATGCTGGAGCAGATCCAGGCTACGCGGCCGCCCCAGGGCACCAGGTAGAAGGCCGCGGTGCCGTAGACAGTGTACATACGAATGTAGTAGACCGGCATGACGGCGATGCGGACCATGAAAAAGACTACTGCCATGGCGACGCCATTAGCCATGTTGGGCCGGGAGGACTTGGGATAACCTAGTACCTCAAAGAACCAGCTGAAACACAACACATAGTTGAGAAAACGGTGTCTAGCAGGATAAAGATGTTTAAGACAATCACGAGTAACTTGACACTTTACAAAAACTGTTACGGGACTGTTTGTCTAAAGTATGTTTGCTATGACTTCAGCTTTATCCAGataaatgtttttgaaaggatTTGGAATAATCTGAACATAGGTAACATGCCACAAGCAGTGGATTACATTCATGTAATTAAAATTCCTCACAATCAACACAACTTCTGACATATAATCTCGATAAAATGTCGTAAATTGAGCTCCAACCCTAACTGTTAAGACCCAAAAGCCCAGGTCATTAGTAAGCAGGTACGTACCGCTGGTTCACACATGGTGTAGAAAACTCAGCAAGCAGACGGAAGTTAGCAAAATAAGGCAACATTCCTTCGCCCTGGAAGAACAAGGTAAGAACAGGAAGACAACGAGACATGAAagggacaaaaacaagacagcGAGTCATTTGGATCAGCAGGCATGAAGCTGATGCACCGCCAGCTCCTAACAGTAACTAGCTAACTAAGGTATGTCATAATAACCatataatatttcatatttcaagACATACTTTTACTGTGTGAGGAGCTCAAGTCTAAAATTAGATTAAGTCCTCACCAAATATAGACCTATTTGGCAGATCTAACAAAAGAGCCTTCTCCTTCAGGGCACACAATTAGTCTTTAGCCAAAATTAGACCGGTCTTTAATTTGTCTTCCTAATGATTCATCCCCCTCATCtactgcagccagaaactcaTCCTCCTTACTATTAAAGGAGCATAAAGAATTGGTGATGTGCAAAATAAGAGATTAATTGTATTAGATTGTAATCTAGTCGGTTGTTCACAGTAAGGGCTTGTTGACACATTTATCTttaaaaggtcttattgataacatttttatgttgacgaatatttaaaaaaataataagtagtAATACATCCACATAGCCTTTAAAAAggtgcagaataaaagtatggcttttcctgagaaaaaatattttgattctgaattaatcattttaaaagttttggcaggtccaaaatgaatgttttatttatatctgTAGAAAATAtgtgacgtttggttcccacttctaacaaggcttttGAGCCAACAgtataacaacgttggtatcacgtggtatcgcTGGACCGTCAGcttgtgtggaaaaaaaacagataaatgtctgACGGTATGTgtctggcaaccacttgttgtgaagtaaatgtaaTGGAACCGGGGAGGGAGTATGCGACATtgagtggctgaatgttatcaatgttattaatagcacctttaaatcaaaACGGTTCATTCCATAGGGAGCATGAATGTGCTGACCATATTGTATGGCAATCAATCTGTTTGATTATCAGATATCTTGTTAGTAATGTTGAGATTGTAGGAAGATTTTGAGATTTTGCAGCTGCAAACTCAGCTTTCTCGGTCAACATAGCACGCACTGAGGAATCTATTACTTCAATCGaatacatttaccatcaacactgattggacaccCAAATTAAAAAGGTGGCAAATTTTCCCTTTAACGTCAAATTTAATGGAAATATGGCCAGTAACTGCCTAGGCGAAAGCACTAGAGAGAGCGATTTACCAACCAAAACTGGGCTCACTTCTAGTGAGACAATATGATTTTGCCTCATATAAGGTGTCAAAATACTAAAGTGAATTAGCAACAACATCTTGATCATATACCCCTTAAAAATCTAAATACAAAAGGCAACATGCAAAAATTGCCTCATCAAGTGaagcatttttgcatttattgagGTAATCATTAATGCATCCTTACACCAAACGATGCTAACTACTTCTAACCCACATTTTATGTCTTTTCATACTGTAAAGACCACACAGCACGTCAAATTCATCCGGATAACATCTCAATATTTAAAAAGGTACACAGCACAGGCTTTGATACATATGATATGTACAACCATACATACATTCAGTACATTCAGCCAGCCACTATTTAAAAAGGAGCAACCAGAAGCCATGCAGAGTAAAAAGCGATATATTTTAACTGCCAAACATCTCCTTGTTCAGAAGATCAGGGCCTGAATTCCATGATGTTGTATGAGATCATCTTCAGCAGGTTTGTACCTGAGCTCAGAGCTGAATTATGAGTGCTTGACAGAAGCCACTATAAAGTGAGTGATCCTACTATAAGATAAGCTTAAATGCCTTTATTATTCCAATTGCACAATTGTCAGTTGCTATTAAATAGAATGAAGATGATCTTACAACCAAGATGTTTTCAGGACACACAATCTTGACCCGGCCTACCTTGCTACATCAAATTTTGAACATCAAGCACTCAGACTAAAATGGTGTAGCCAAATAAATTTGAAAGAAGTGTTCTGACTACATTACAGAGACTGAGTGCTGTGATTTGCATCTTAAATAAGTTCAAATTCAGAACATAAGTTGAACTCAAAATTAAGATAAAAATCACAGCATTCAATTTCACTAAAAAGACCCACAAAGATCTTTAAACTCAGGGTTATTTGGCTAGCGGCCCGGCTTCTACGGCGTGTAAAAGACTTACCGTCAGCGCTGAAACAAAAGCTGGTCATTAAAACATACTTACTATGTGACACAAACAGGGCACATCTGCATTTTGCATCAGTTTTTGTACCGTATGATGTGAACGTTCTACTTAGCATGAGCATGCTAGTACCTCTAGGAACTGGTAAGTCCATACTGTGACTGGGCATCATATCTGCTCAGTGCAACACAACAGCAATAGTAGCAGACAAGACAGGAAATAGGGAAGTCCTCCCCCATCTAGATCAAGACCTGCTCTGGGTTTCTAAAAATGACACACAACCCTTTTGGTAGTTTTTGCATGAACGGGGATGACACAATCCgacttgatgttttttttgcatgtaggGTTTGAAGAGGGGCTATTTATGTTAAAAATcagcggaggacacagagacagacagacagatatattagaagaaaattaaaaaaaaaagatgccacCACGATGGGAAGCAAATAAGAAGCAACACTTAGAACACTGAGAAGAAAGCATGCATctaatatttacacatttttgattaagctgaaaaacacacacaaaatacacattatGCTATTCAAAAAATCAAACAATTACTTGAACACTGTTTCGACCAAGCCATTAGTGACtgattaataatcaataatcaaaacaACAAGCTCATAGCATTAAGCTGATTTGAATTTAAATACAGGCTTCCAAACGATTCAATTAGGCCTTAATTTGGCTGTGTGCCTCAGGGTTTAATATTCgtatttgtgtatttaacaTGAAAACTTCCACATAAATACACCCCAACACATTAACTAATAAGACAGCATATGACACATTTAACCGGGTACACAACtaaatcaaatgaaaataaatgacatcAAGGGTTAACCACTTTTTATTGTGGTTTTACCGCAAATGTAATACGGCTACGGTAATGTGTTTTCTCCCACGCGGAGCATTCATTCTGTTATCCCGCATGAATTTCAGATCTAGTCTGAGGAAACAGTCATGAGTGTCCAGTAACAGTATGGCCTACTTCGGCTCACTTATCCAAGCGTTTTAGATACAGGGGGCCTTGCTCTGTTTCTCCAAAACGAAAGGCTGGATTTACAGTGAATCAGATTTGTATTCCAACGATGTGACACATCTGTTTAGACACAGAGATGTGGAATATTCCTCATTATCAATGCAATGAAGACAGACAAAGGATGCTAATATGATACGTGTCACATTAAAGAATCTGTAAATCCAGCCAGTGACTGGAATGTAGATAAAATGTAAATCTGGACTGCAGCTTTTACACTAAACATGTGGTCGAAACCAAATGTCCATTGTGCATTAACTGCTTTTTACCAAGATTTCATAATCACTTGCCAATGGCAACGTAAAAAAGGTTAAATCCAAGAATAAACTATGGGGACTCAGGCAGAGCAATGCACACTGAATGTCCTTTTGCATATCCCTCTATATGGAAAATACAGAGCGTGTATTGTAAGGGAATTCCCTGTTAGTTTGCTTAACTAGAATAAAATGGGTATCTTCAACCTCAGAGTGCATCTGACAGAATACATTCAACTATCTGGCGATGCACTATGATCTTGGGGCTCAAATGGAGGACATTATTTGTTTTCCCTCATCGGGGGAATCTCAGGAGAAGTgtaaggaagagagagaagaggcagAACTAGGCTCTGGCACAAAAACAGACAGGCGGAAAGGTAATATAGATAGGCAAGGAGGTAATTAAGAGAGttaaatactgttttttttggcaTGCACAGCAACAAGAGAAGGAGCCCTGTCTGTGTAGAATGCTTCAGAACTGCAAGCATGCACACAGTGGTTACAGTTTAGCATTCAGCTGTGCTAAGCTCAGAGAAGTTCAGCTTATACGTCAGATTCACACAGCAttaaagagggggggggggggttcagtaaaacaaacagaaagcacAGAAATTGTAAGGGCaaggtgaggaggaggggggtgggggggggggcggtcATCAGCCAGTACCATCATTGAGCATTCCATGCAAAAAATACCATAGTCATTCATTTCCATAATAATCATCAACAGGTCCTGGCGACCTAGAGGGTTTCAGATTGAACCAAGAGTGAACAGCACTGCCCATAAACGCTGAGTGCACTAACCTGTCTCCATATCTAGATAACAGCCAACTGTATACTAGCAGTGGAGCGATAAGCAGTACTTCAGATGAGTTGTGAAATTATTATCAGTCTAATGTCAATACCCACAGCtgatttcttaaaaaatgataCAGAACGACACTAATAAAGCCTTCACAccagggctgccccctcttagtcgactaatcggtcgctttggacaaagatttctttagtcgatttgtcgttttttatgcttttttcatgctgaatgacttatttccaagaatcttatgagcacatctctggtaaacacaaggtttaaagtagggctgtcaaaggtaacgcgatgataatgtgttaacgcaaatttgttttaacagcactaatttctttaacatattaacGCCACTTGCAGTTTTTAGGTTTTGGcatgttcagttttaaagctagtgaagatactggcatcatatgaaattagaaaacctgaggaataaaaaactggcatggccattttcaaaggggacccttgacctctgacctcaagatatgtgaatgaaaatggattttaTCTGTACCCAcgagtacctgtgagggtttctggacaatatttgtcattgtcttgtgttgttaattgatttccgataataaatatatacatatatttgcataaagcaagccactcccatgttgataagactattaaatacttgacaaatcttccttttaggtacattttgaacggatggaaaaatgtgtgattaatttgcaattaatcgcgattaactatggacaattatgcgattaactgcgattaaatattctaatcaactgacagccctaatttaaattggtgcttttctgtgattctttgtggagaaactcaatttTACAGATGTGTTGATTAAATAAACTAACTGATTAGTCGTCAAAATCGTTCGAGTGTtaatcgactaagaatttctttggccCAACTTCAATCCAAATAGCTGATTTGGTGTGTTACGAGAGGCAACCATCATGTTCTTTTGATGAGAAGGCTTTTACAGAGCAGCTCTAACCATCGCTAAACTTGAGTGGAATGTCAAACAAACTTGCGACCTACAATTATCAATCTTCTTCCTGCAATCCTGACATCATTTAAACTATTTTTAAATGGGTCATTTCcaggttgttaaaaaaaatgcaaccacTTAATACTTGCACATCTCATTGACTCCTGCTGGAACACACTATGTCTCATGGACAAAGATACAGCAATTGATACTGTAACTCACCAACTAGTGCTATTACTTTCTGTATagcacttttttttcacttccacTGAAAGCGAAGAAGCCAAAGAGGTGGACTTTAAAAATCCATAAGGTTTCCTTCTCTGATGTGTTTGTACAGTCTGGGGTCCCCTGTCACACTTGCTGACCTAGCCTTGTGCGTATTTAACTAACCTTTAAGAGCTGCATGGCAGCATATGGACCGTCAAGGACACTCACTGAACGGTGGCTAAATTAGGTAAAAGACCGAGCTTGACAGGGCACAGCTGTTCACCCTTGGTTGTCTCCTTCCCATCTTGCCTGCATGTTCTGCTATTGGACAATAGGGCACTCACCAGTACATAGTAGTAAGCATACAACGCTGCCAGATGGTGAACTACAAAAAACTTGTCGCCTATCGCCTTCCAATAGTAAAATATTAGCAGCAGATCTGGAAAACATAAGTACAGGGGAAAACAGAAATGACAAGTCATTGATGTAATCAACATATtagaaatacacaaaaaaaggtgattttagtaataaaaaaatattattttttagtaaattgaaaatgtgttctttCTGCTATTCATTCCCTAtacttaaattatatatatatatatataaatagaaataaatctaatgataaaataaacttaattcaaaacaaaataaatatagaaaattgTGTGCCTTAAATTACAAAAATGTAGTGAATTTACTTAATATAATTAAACTGAAGTGATGGGATTGTATTACCACTTTAATTAACTTGTACTTAAATTTTGTGAATACATtcaaattttaattaatttttaataaacaaaaacatatcgattcaaataaaaacatttttttttaagagagcATTGTTTTTTACGGTGTATGTATAAAGACAGTTACTGTAACCTTTAAAAAAGGGCCCAAACTCAAGTGAGTCATTAAGTTTATCACATGTTACTACCaattacatgcatgttcttttggTCTCATTTTCACAAACATTACATGGGTaaactgtgtgtttctcttACCAGATATGAGGTAGCCTGTTGTGATGGCAACATTAGTCTTCACCAGTGTGGGATCTCCCCTattgagaaaatacatttcGTTTTACTGGGTTTGTGTGATTAAATGTTAAACGTccctctgtgtatgtgttgaaaaTGTCTGACTTGTGTGTGATTCCTAGCGGTAGTATCAAACTAGATTTACTGCCTTGCGGttttatgcctccgccaaccagtcaagttgcagtttacatccatgtctgtccaaaatgtcgtCACTTCATGATTTTATCTTATTGTGAAATTGCCAtgattagcatatgaattattgcgttatggccaaaaacgtgttctGTAAGTGaccttgaccaccaaaatcaaatcggttcatccttgagtccaagtggacgtttgtgctaAATCTGAAGAAATTTGATTAAGGCGTTCCCGAGATATCATGAGAATGGAACAGATGTGAGGTCAGTGACCTTGACATTTGACCTTAgaacaccaaaatctaatcaactTGAGTCCAGGTGTAACTCCTTGAGCTGGCTGAAAACACTGTCTCCTGTTAACTTTATAATAATTCCAGAAAACTTGATTTAAAACGAGAACcatgaaaaaaagatcttaaacaTGCACTTGATGGCTACATGCATAATATCATGCTAAGAGACTGAAGTTAAAGCTACATGTCAATCCTGAGTTGATGATCCATGTAGTagaagacatggaaataaaaagCAGAACTGTTCTTGTAGCACAGGATACAGGGTTATAGCACAGTACACTGAATACAAATGTAATTAAAACATGACAATTACATTTTGGCTAGCCATAATATACTAACCATAATATTTCTATTagtacatttatgatcaaattgacacacgttctattacacagacgagtgacagttatggaaagttaaagtcagaccaaccccctttttatagcctcaaataactaattaaaaccaaacttgtcagaaaaattaacacttgaacttACATCGTACAGCGaatgcaaatgtaaatgtaaatataaaatgcaaaaatgcaaaaatttaaaaatttaaaaatgttaaaatgtaaatCAGCTTTTATTATCACACAAAGCACAGCACACAGAGAAATGTACTCCCTGCATTCaacccatcctagtattagGAGTAGTGGGCAGCTACTAATTTATATAGCGCCCGGGGAGCAGTTTGGGAGCCAGTGCCTTGTTCAAGGGCACCAcggcagtgcccaggaggtgaactggcaccctccggttcccaagccaagtccctatggactgagctactgctgcCCCAGagaagaactacctaaaatgacagaaaccatctttggggaaaATTATTTGaagtgtactttgactttttagtttggtctatgtcccatccgctaacatggaggaggcaggatttatgacctatactgcagccagccaccagggggcaatcaagatgttttggcttcactttaggggagctgtcatgtcgtcgatctttatatacagtctatagtttAAACCATTCCTTACACTTTTGCTCAAACTTGTGTTTAGGGTTTTGGAAAGGGTAAAAAAGAGACACCAACCTCCAAACTCTTTGTACACCTAGAATCCCTCTTACTAGAACCCCTTGCACCCCGCTTCAAGTCCATAACTTGAAAGACCTGCCAAGCCTACGGTTTCTCAGCTACGACTGGAGAAATCTGGCCATTTGTGAAAAAAGCTGACACACTGTAGAAATTTACCAAGAAAATATGGAAAGTAAAGTTAAAAACATGCGATTCACAGCCAAATGCTCACCAGACTGGGTCTTCATTGACGGGATCATCAAAGAACAAGATGTAGAGACAGAAGATTCCCACCAACAGTGCGTGAAACGTTGACACCGTCCTGAAATGAAAACCAAAAACAGCGGTAATGATCTACACCCGTCCGACAAGAGCAGTACTGAGTGACACATGTCAGAGATTCTCTGTTCAATAAAGCTCGCCAAAGGAATAGTGAGCATTTATCTTTATTCATGAAAGGTGCCGTGGAGCCGCTCTGTGGTTTGGAGTGCTGAATTTTTAGTACTCGCAGTGAATCAACTGA from Sebastes fasciatus isolate fSebFas1 chromosome 21, fSebFas1.pri, whole genome shotgun sequence encodes:
- the LOC141760002 gene encoding TLC domain-containing protein 4-B-like gives rise to the protein MDPFSLLILTISVTSFFTFQWLFHTVSPWMSIRISRGFLSLSDKQKVEWNSRTVSTFHALLVGIFCLYILFFDDPVNEDPVWGDPTLVKTNVAITTGYLISDLLLIFYYWKAIGDKFFVVHHLAALYAYYYVLGEGMLPYFANFRLLAEFSTPCVNQRWFFEVLGYPKSSRPNMANGVAMAVVFFMVRIAVMPVYYIRMYTVYGTAAFYLVPWGGRVAWICSSICLDIMNVMWMHKIARGCYKVLRSARQSKAGAAQENGKTD